The Phragmites australis chromosome 15, lpPhrAust1.1, whole genome shotgun sequence genome window below encodes:
- the LOC133893274 gene encoding uncharacterized protein LOC133893274, with protein MPCCPLPPLGVGPRLRSFLRDYDALQSLALALIYLQIGCALIGSLGALFNGVLVINLVIGLFAVVAIESSSQRLGRAYAVLLFFAIVLDVAWFILFSHAIWTIAPDKKYGQLFVFSLRLALWMQIIGFSVRFLSSFIWIQMYRLGASSSTPTYFEANHEARNSFLSPRSDSVRRSSMADDILGGSIYDPSYYSSLFEDVRNNACNHQGDKQSGSNDSGSTSASQSPRLKSFACRSLLANDVESGLRKPLNS; from the exons ATGCCCTGCTGCCCCCTGCCGCCGCTCGGAGTCGGGCCGCGGCTGCGCTCCTTCCTCCGCGATTACGACGCGCTCCAGTCCCTCGCCCTCGCACTCATCTACCTCCAG attGGCTGTGCACTGATTGGATCACTTGGGGCATTGTTCAATGGGGTTCTTGTGATCAACCTGGTGATAGGGCTTTTTGCTGTTGTAGCGATTGAGAGTAGTAGCCAGAGACTTGGCCGGGCATATGCTGTCCTTCTCTTCTTCGCTATTGTCCTTGACGTTGCATGGTTTATACTCTTCTCACATGCTATATG GACTATCGCTCCTGACAAGAAGTATGGCCAACTATTTGTTTTCTCACTCAGACTAGCATTGTGGATGCAAATCATTGGGTTTTCAGTCAGGTTTTTGTCTTCGTTCATATGGATCCAAATGTATAGGTTAGGGGCCTCTTCCAGCACGCCAACATATTTTGAAGCAAATCATGAAGCAAGAAATAGTTTTTTAAGCCCCAGATCTGATTCAGTTAGACGGAGTTCCATGGCAGATGATATACTGGGAGGTTCAATTTACGATCCTTCCTACTACTCGTCACTCTTCGAGGATGTACGAAACAATGCATGCAATCATCAg GGTGATAAACAAAGTGGTAGTAATGATAGTGGGTCAACATCTGCGAGCCAATCTCCACGGCTTAAATCTTTTGCTTGTAGATCGCTTCTGGCTAATGAT gTGGAAAGTGGACTAAGAAAACCCCTGAACTCCTAG
- the LOC133892347 gene encoding histone-lysine N-methyltransferase, H3 lysine-9 specific SUVH1-like, with the protein MAQQAASVLLNDTAVVDAKPLRTLTPMFPAPLGLHTFTPQNSPSFVCVTPFGPYAGGTEGMPAGVPPMFAAPAAPSDPSQRQPNTINMNGAAHANGTANSSLVTPSLQTPPSAATQESGKRKRGRPKRVPDTTVPSAPSVPLVPTIPPVPSLPLVPSVPSALQEGNNAVLLTPSATSQESGKRKRGRPKRLQNIPVLSTPSAPQADSTPVLQTLPAPTVHESGTRKRGRPKRVQDSSNTSTPIHLKDSEPTFQTPAATSPESSKRRGRPKCVPDASVTLSSHSGFSIDDDTVNATKRGRPRKIGTNLLQLPSLSSDDPRESADNVLMMFDALRRRLMQLDEVKQAAKQQHNLKAGSIMINAELRVNKNKRIGEVPGVEVGDMFYFRIEMCLVGLNSQSMAGIDYMSAKFGNEEDPVAISIVSAGVYDNTEDDPDVLVYTGQGMSGKDDQKLERGNLALERSLHRGNPIRVIRSVRDLTCPTGKIYIYDGLYKIKEAWVEKGKSGFNVFKHKLLREPGQPDGIAVWKKTEKWRENPSSRDHVILHDISYGMESKPVCLVNEVDDEKGPSHFTYTTKLNYENSLSSMRKMQGCKCASVCLPGDNNCSCTHRNAGDLPYSASGILVSRMPMLYECNDSCTCSHNCRNRVVQKGTQIHFEVFKTGDRGWGLRSWDPIRAGTFICEYAGEIIAKNSMNGEGDYIFETPSSELNLRWNYAPELLGEPSLSYSNETTKQLPSIISAKRSGNIARFMNHSCSPNVFWQPVLYDHGDEGYPHIAFFAIKHIPPMTELTYDYGQSQDNIQLGTNSGCRKFKNCLCWSRKCRGSFG; encoded by the coding sequence ATGGCTCAGCAGGCAGCTTCAGTTCTGTTGAATGATACAGCAGTTGTTGACGCCAAACCCTTGCGTACACTGACTCCCATGTTCCCTGCACCACTAGGGCTCCACACATTCACCCCTCAAAACTCACCTTCATTTGTCTGTGTGACCCCATTTGGACCGTATGCTGGAGGCACTGAGGGGATGCCTGCTGGTGTTCCACCAATGTTTGCAGCACCGGCTGCTCCTTCAGACCCCAGCCAGAGACAACCGAATACAATTAATATGAATGGAGCTGCTCATGCTAATGGTACTGCAAACAGCAGTTTGGTCACTCCCTCCTTGCAAACTCCTCCCTCAGCTGCTACACAAGAATCTGGTAAGAGGAAGAGGGGCAGGCCCAAGCGTGTGCCAGATACTACTGTTCCTTCGGCTCCTTCAGTTCCTCTGGTTCCTACAATTCCTCCGGTTCCTTCACTTCCTTTAGTTCCTTCAGTTCCTTCAGCTCTTCAAGAAGGTAACAATGCTGTTCTCCTGACACCTTCAGCCACCTCACAGGAATCTGGCAAGAGGAAGAGGGGACGGCCCAAACGTCTTCAAAACATTCCTGTCCTGTCAACTCCTTCAGCTCCTCAAGCAGATAGTACACCTGTTCTTCAGACACTTCCTGCGCCCACTGTACATGAATCTGGTACGAGGAAAAGGGGACGGCCCAAACGTGTGCAGGATAGTTCAAATACTTCAACTCCAATTCACTTAAAAGATAGTGAGCCCACTTTCCAGACACCTGCAGCTACCTCACCTGAAAGTAGTAAGAGGAGGGGACGTCCAAAGTGTGTGCCTGATGCTTCCGTGACTCTGTCAAGTCATTCAGGTTTTTCAATAGATGATGACACTGTTAACGCAACGAAACGTGGACGGCCTAGGAAAATTGGCACCAATCTGTTGCAGCTTCCATCTTTGTCTTCAGATGATCCTAGGGAATCTGCAGATAATGTACTCATGATGTTTGACGCACTGCGGCGGAGGCTCATGCAGTTGGATGAGGTGAAGCAAGCTGCAAAGCAGCAGCATAACTTGAAGGCTGGGAGCATCATGATTAATGCTGAGCTTCGCGTCAATAAGAACAAGAGGATTGGAGAGGTTCCAGGTGTCGAGGTTGGTGACATGTTCTACTTCAGAATTGAGATGTGCCTGGTGGGGCTGAACAGCCAGAGCATGGCTGGGATTGATTACATGTCTGCTAAGTTCGGTAATGAGGAGGATCCTGTGGCTATCAGTATTGTGTCAGCTGGCGTTTATGATAATACCGAAGATGATCCAGATGTTCTAGTTTACACAGGACAGGGCATGTCTGGTAAGGATGACCAAAAGCTTGAGAGGGGTAATCTTGCACTGGAGAGGAGTTTGCATAGAGGTAATCCAATTAGAGTCATTCGTAGCGTAAGAGATTTGACTTGTCCAACTGGCAAGATATACATATATGATGGCCTTTACAAGATCAAAGAAGCCTGGGTGGAGAAAGGGAAATCTGGTTTCAATGTGTTCAAACACAAGTTGCTCAGGGAACCTGGCCAACCTGATGGCATTGCAGTGTGGAAGAAGACTGAAAAATGGAGGGAAAATCCATCATCTAGAGACCATGTTATATTGCATGACATATCATATGGTATGGAAAGTAAGCCTGTTTGCCTTGTAAATGAGGTTGACGATGAGAAGGGTCCTAGCCACTTCACCTATACAACTAAATTGAACTATGAGAATTCTCTGAGTTCAATGAGAAAGATGCAAGGCTGCAAATGTGCAAGTGTATGCCTCCCTGGTGATAACAACTGCTCTTGTACGCATCGAAATGCTGGTGACCTGCCTTACAGTGCTTCGGGTATACTAGTTAGCCGCATGCCTATGTTATATGAATGTAATGATTCCTGCACTTGTTCACATAATTGCCGGAACCGAGTTGTACAGAAGGGTACGCAGATCCATTTTGAAGTGTTCAAGACAGGAGATCGTGGGTGGGGCCTTCGTAGTTGGGATCCAATTCGTGCAGGCACATTTATTTGTGAATATGCAggtgaaatcattgccaaaaaTAGCATGAATGGAGAAGGTGACTACATCTTTGAGACCCCTTCTTCTGAGCTAAATTTAAGATGGAACTATGCACCAGAGTTGCTGGGTGAACCTAGTCTTTCTTACTCAAATGAGACTACCAAGCAACTGCCAAGCATCATTAGTGCAAAACGAAGCGGCAACATAGCTCGCTTTATGAACCACAGCTGCTCGCCTAATGTTTTTTGGCAACCAGTTTTGTATGATCATGGTGATGAGGGATATCCACACATTGCATTCTTTGCAATTAAGCATATTCCTCCAATGACAGAGCTTACATATGATTATGGTCAGAGCCAAGATAATATTCAACTGGGAACCAATTCTGGTTGTCGGAAGTTTAAAAATTGCTTATGTTGGTCCCGAAAGTGTAGAGGTTCCTTTGGCTAA